The genomic segment CTCGACGAACTCGCCGGTGTCGGCCCCGTCGTTGTCGTAGTGGACCTCGGAGACGAACGGCGCGGCGGGCGGGGCGGCGGCGGCGGGCAGCGCGCCGACCGCGCCGAGCGCCGTCGCGGCGAGCGCGCTCAGCGCGGTCGCGCCGGCGAGCGCGGCGCGCCGGGCCGGGGAGGGGGTGGTGGGGAGCACCTGGTTCCTTCGTGTCGTGCGGTGTGTACGTGCTGTGACGCCCCATGGTGCGGGTTCGTCCCCTCCGGGCGCCATCGCCCGGGTGAACCCGGGATGACGGGCTCGTCGAGGGGAGTGCCGGCCCGTCGTGGGTAGCCTCCCGGGCGACCTGCGGCCGGCCGGCGGTGGGACGGGGCCGGACGCGAGGAGCGACGTGCTGGGGCTGCCCGAGGGCGTGACGGCGTGCCTGTTCGACCTGGACGGGGTGCTCACGGACACTGCGGCCGTGCACGACGCCGCGTGGACGGAGGTCTTCGACGCGTTCCTGCGCGAGCGCGCGGAGCGGACGGGCGGGCGCTTCGTGCCCTTCGACCCGGTGCAGGACTACGCCGACCACGTCGACGGCAAGCCGCGGGCCGACGGGGTGCGCGACTTCCTGGCCAGCCGGGGCGTGCACCTGCCGGAGGGGTCCCCCGACGACGGGCCCGCGGAGCCGACGGTGCACGGGCTCGGGAACCGCAAGAACGAGGCCCTGCTGCGGCGGGTGCGCGAGGACGGCGTCGAGGTGTTCGCGGGCTCCCGGCGCTACCTCGAGGAGGCGGCGGCGCTCGGGCTGCGCCGCGCGGTGGTGTCGAGCAGCGCCAACACCCGGGAGGTGCTCGAGGTGACCGGCCTCGCCGCGCTCGTGGAGGAGCGGGTGGACGGCGTGGTGCTGCGCGAGACCGGGCTGCGGGGCAAGCCGGCGCCCGACACGTTCCTCGAGGGGGCGCGCCGGCTCGGCGTCGCGCCGGCCGCGGCCGCGGTCTTCGAGGACGCCCTGGCGGGGGTCGAGGCGGGCCGGGCGGGCGGCTTCGGGGCGGTCGTGGGGGTGGACCGGGTGGGCGGCGGGCACGCGGACGACCTGCGCGTGCACGGGGCGAGCGTCGTCGTCCGCGACCTCGCCGAGCTGCTGGGGGAGGGCGCGTGAACGGCGGCACCCCCTTCCCGGTCGACCCGTGGCAGGTGCGCGAGACGCACCTCGACCTCGGGCTGCTCGACCGGTCCGAGTCGCTCTTCGCGCTGTCCAACGGGCACATCGGCCTGCGGGGCAACCTCGACGAGGGCGAGCCGCACGGGCTGCCGGGGACGTACCTCGGGTCCTTCTTCGAGCTGCGCCCCCTGCCCTACGCCGAGGCCGGCTACGGCTACCCGGAGGAGGGCCAGACCGTCGTCAACGTCACGAACGGCAAGGTCCTGCGGCTGCTCGTGGACGACGAGCCGTTCGACGTGCGCTACGGCGTGCTGCACGCGCACGAGCGAGCGCTCGACCTGCGCGCCGGCACGCTCGTGCGCGACGTCGACTGGGAGTCGCCCGCGGGACGGCGCGTCCGGGTCCGCTCGACCCGCCTCGTCTCGTTCACCCAGCGCGCGGTCGCCGCGGTCGAGTACGTCGTCGAGGCCGTCGACCGCCCGGTGCGGCTCATCGTGCAGTCCGAGCTCGTCGCCAACGAGGAGCTGCCGCAGCAGGCGGCCGACCCCCGCGTCGCGGCGGTGCTCGAGCGCCCGCTCGAGGCGCTGGAGCAGGGGCACCTCGAGCGCGGCGCGGTGCTGCTGCACCGCACCCGGCGCAGCGACCTGCAGATGGCCGCCGCGATGGACCACGACGTCGAGGCGCCGGGGAGGGTGGAGACCGAGACGCGGGTGCACGAGGACTGGGCCCGCACGACCATCGTCTGCTCGCTGCAGCCGGGCGAGCGGCTGCGCGTCCTCAAGCTCCTCGCGTACGGCTGGTCGAGCGTGCGCTCGCGCCCCGCCCTGCGCGACCAGGTGGCCGCGGCCCTCACGGGCGCCCGCTACAGCGGCTGGGACGGGCTGCTGCGCGAGCAGCGCGACTACCTCGACGACTACTGGGTGGGGGCCGACGTCCAGGTCGACGGCGACCCGGAGGTGCAGCAGGCCGTCCGGTTCGCGATGTTCCACGTCCTGCAGGCCGGGGCGCGCTCCGAGGGCCGGTGCATCCCGGGCAAGGGCCTGACCGGCCCGGGCTACGACGGCCACACCTTCTGGGACACCGAGGCGTACGTCCTGCCCGTGCTCTCGCACGTCGCCCCCGCCGCGGCCGCGGACGCGCTGCACTGGCGCTACACGACGCTGCCGCTGGCCAAGGAGCGGGCCGAGACGCTGGGGCTGCACGGCGCGGCGTTCCCGTGGCGGACGATCCGCGGGCAGGAGTGCTCCGGCTACTGGCCGGCGGGCACCGCGGCGTTCCACGTGAACGCCGACGTCGCCATCGCCGTCGAGCACTACCGCGACGTCACCGGCGACGACGGGGTCGAGCTGCGCGGCGGGCTCGAGCTGCTCGTCGAGACCGCGCGGCTGTGGATGTCGCTGGGGCACCACGACCGCGAGGGGCGCTGGCACGTCGTCGGGGTCACCGGCCCCGACGAGTACAGCGCCGTCACCGAGGACAACGTCTTCACCAACCTCGCCGCGGCGCGCAACCTCCGCGCCGCGGTGCAGGCGGTGCACCGGCACCCCGACATGGCCCGCGGGCTCGGCGTGGACCTCGAGGAGACGGCCCGCTGGCGCGCGGCCGCGGAGCACGTCGTCGTCCCCTACGACGAGGACCTGCGGGTGCACCAGCAGTCGGCGGGCTGGACGCGGCTGCCGGAGTTCGACTTCGAGGGCAAGCGCTTCCCCCTGCTGCTGAGCACGCCGTACTTCGACCTCTACCGCAAGCAGGTCGTCAAGCAGGCCGACCTCGTCATGGCGATGCTGTGGTTCGGCGACCTGTTCACCCCGGAGGACAAGGCCCGCAACGTCGACTACTACGAGCGGCGCACCGTCCGCGACTCGTCCCTGTCGGCGTGCGTGCAGGCGGTGATGGCCGCCGAGGTGGGCCACCTCGAGCTGGCGCACGACTACCTGCACGAGGCCGCGCTCGTCGACCTGCGCGACCTGCACGGGAACAGCCGCGACGGCCTGCACATCGCCTCGCTGGCCGGCACCTGGACGGCGCTCGTCGCCGGCTTCGGCGGCCTGCGCGACCGCTGCGGGCACCTCGCGCTCGACCCGCAGCTGCCGGACGGGATCACCGGCCTGCGCTTCCGGGTGCGCTGGCGCGGCCTGTCGCTCGTCGTCGCGGTCGAGCCGGAGCAGGTGACGTACGAGCTCCTCGACGGCGAGGGCTCCTCGCTCGCCTTCCGCCACGCCGGCGAGGACGTCGTCGTGACCGTCGGCGAGCCGCTCGTGCGCCCGCTGCGCCGGCGGGCGCCGCTGCTGGACCGGCCGCGCCAGCCCCCGGGCCGGGCGCCGGTGGAGCGCCGCGACCGGCGCTGAGGCGCGCAGCCGGCGCTGCGGCCCGGGGGTCAGCGCACCGCGAGCCCGGCGACGACCGCCCGGTGGTCGGTGCCCGGCAGGGCGACGGTGCGCGAGCCCGTCGGCACGGCCGCGCCCTCGCGGACGAGGACGTGGTCGATCCGCACGAGCGGCGGCACGCCGAGGTCGGCCGGCCAGGTCGGGCGCACCAGCGCGCCCGGACCGCCCTCGGCGGCGTCGACGAGCCCCGTGCCCAGCAGGGCCCGGAAGGGGCCGTGGTCGCGGGTGGCGTTGAGGTCCCCGGCCACGACGACGCGCTCCCCGGCGCCGCGCGACCAGGCGGCGAGCCGGCGCAGGTCGCCCCGCCAGGCGCCCTCCGTCTCGGGCCGGGGCGAGACCGGGTGCACCGCCGCGACGAGCAGCGGTGCGCGGCCGGGCAGCTCGAGGGCCGCGACGGGGGCCGGGAAGGTCGTGCCGCCGACCAGCCCCGCCGGGCGCAGCGGCGTCCGCGCGTACACCGCCGCGCCCGCGGCCCCCTCGCGCGCCTCGACCACGCGCTCCGGCAGCTCGCGCGCGAGGCCCGCCGCGTCGAGCCGGTCCGCCAGGCCGGTCGTCAGCTCGACGAGCACCAGCACGTCGACGGCGTGGTCCCGCACGGCGGCCACCACCGCGTCGGGGTCGGCCCGGCCGACCTCGACGTTCGCGGTCATCACCGTGAGGTCCGCGGCCCCCCTGGGCGGCGCCGGGTGCGGTGCGACCTGCGGCGCCGCCCAGGCCACCTGCAGCAGGAGGAGCGCGGCCGCGGCGGCCGCGAGCGGGCGCGCGCGCAGCAGGCCGGCCGCCAGGAGGACGAGCAGCAGCCCCGGGGCCAGCAGGGGGACGAACGCGACCACCTGGGGGAGCGGGGCCGAGCCGTCGAGGCGCAGCAGGCTCACCAGCGCCGCGGCCGCGACCGCGGCCCACAGCCCGCCCCGCAGCACCCGCCTCAGGGCAGGACCCCGTCGAGCAGCTCGGCCACGGGCTCGGGGTGC from the Vallicoccus soli genome contains:
- a CDS encoding beta-phosphoglucomutase family hydrolase, whose translation is MLGLPEGVTACLFDLDGVLTDTAAVHDAAWTEVFDAFLRERAERTGGRFVPFDPVQDYADHVDGKPRADGVRDFLASRGVHLPEGSPDDGPAEPTVHGLGNRKNEALLRRVREDGVEVFAGSRRYLEEAAALGLRRAVVSSSANTREVLEVTGLAALVEERVDGVVLRETGLRGKPAPDTFLEGARRLGVAPAAAAVFEDALAGVEAGRAGGFGAVVGVDRVGGGHADDLRVHGASVVVRDLAELLGEGA
- a CDS encoding glycoside hydrolase family 65 protein — protein: MNGGTPFPVDPWQVRETHLDLGLLDRSESLFALSNGHIGLRGNLDEGEPHGLPGTYLGSFFELRPLPYAEAGYGYPEEGQTVVNVTNGKVLRLLVDDEPFDVRYGVLHAHERALDLRAGTLVRDVDWESPAGRRVRVRSTRLVSFTQRAVAAVEYVVEAVDRPVRLIVQSELVANEELPQQAADPRVAAVLERPLEALEQGHLERGAVLLHRTRRSDLQMAAAMDHDVEAPGRVETETRVHEDWARTTIVCSLQPGERLRVLKLLAYGWSSVRSRPALRDQVAAALTGARYSGWDGLLREQRDYLDDYWVGADVQVDGDPEVQQAVRFAMFHVLQAGARSEGRCIPGKGLTGPGYDGHTFWDTEAYVLPVLSHVAPAAAADALHWRYTTLPLAKERAETLGLHGAAFPWRTIRGQECSGYWPAGTAAFHVNADVAIAVEHYRDVTGDDGVELRGGLELLVETARLWMSLGHHDREGRWHVVGVTGPDEYSAVTEDNVFTNLAAARNLRAAVQAVHRHPDMARGLGVDLEETARWRAAAEHVVVPYDEDLRVHQQSAGWTRLPEFDFEGKRFPLLLSTPYFDLYRKQVVKQADLVMAMLWFGDLFTPEDKARNVDYYERRTVRDSSLSACVQAVMAAEVGHLELAHDYLHEAALVDLRDLHGNSRDGLHIASLAGTWTALVAGFGGLRDRCGHLALDPQLPDGITGLRFRVRWRGLSLVVAVEPEQVTYELLDGEGSSLAFRHAGEDVVVTVGEPLVRPLRRRAPLLDRPRQPPGRAPVERRDRR
- a CDS encoding endonuclease/exonuclease/phosphatase family protein, with translation MLRGGLWAAVAAAALVSLLRLDGSAPLPQVVAFVPLLAPGLLLVLLAAGLLRARPLAAAAAALLLLQVAWAAPQVAPHPAPPRGAADLTVMTANVEVGRADPDAVVAAVRDHAVDVLVLVELTTGLADRLDAAGLARELPERVVEAREGAAGAAVYARTPLRPAGLVGGTTFPAPVAALELPGRAPLLVAAVHPVSPRPETEGAWRGDLRRLAAWSRGAGERVVVAGDLNATRDHGPFRALLGTGLVDAAEGGPGALVRPTWPADLGVPPLVRIDHVLVREGAAVPTGSRTVALPGTDHRAVVAGLAVR